A region from the Hylaeus volcanicus isolate JK05 chromosome 6, UHH_iyHylVolc1.0_haploid, whole genome shotgun sequence genome encodes:
- the LOC128878886 gene encoding voltage-dependent calcium channel subunit alpha-2/delta-3 isoform X4 — protein sequence MFLSVEKLLRYGVLLLLWIRSSYQQEEDIPHNEVKNWALKFGVDLWEFGKQVTKMVEIQRKYHELEAEVVRKDGLVLVREMAAEVKNMLDFKMNAVMRLVESAEQAAVSAPRDGNVSPKYSQRMELFSGDGKSGNGQDTFLATNRHFDHLAVNVTLSTVLLPAGIKDAYREVAAGIQWSEYLDLLFVNNYESDPSLSWQYYGATSGFLRRFPAITWPPIEDRTGSRSSNRVVRDVYDFRISNWFVGAANSPKDLAILVDLECYASERNKRLAVATARTILDTLGPDDYVNVYRYGDTAEEIVQCFKDSLVQASPENVRELKIAASTMKHEEMPTNISAALGTAFEILHRYNRTGQGSQCNQAIMLITADNAALPTEVIKRYNWPHMPVRIFTYLIGGDKSPELRNTACANKGFYARITDIEEIKSKVFEYVTVLARPMVLYQHDHPIHWSPVYVGGKSGRYGKENIGQLMTSVTAPILDRRNYTVKTANLLGIVGTDVPVEEIEKLVPPYKLGVNGYSFIVDNNGRVLYHPDLRPLPGNADYEETLKPTYISVDLSEVELAEYDGPLHPLNNSLLLDLRHDMIDQKEGETDFAIKIHYDDMRRVTIRRHNYFYKPIEGTPFSLGLALPEGYGMFELLAEHEMKHSIITVTDYFNGSNWKVHPDWVYCEYNSASDKWFSSPEERVLHFLARTRRPGWKWMSLRPKSPSSHHKQASKPDKDSYYCDKRLVQSLVLDAMVTGDFDKRGAMHKEENQSPIAILMALLHSQGKSRFGLSRTFIATRSGLFRWHEHQQASNLKESNDEPPFAQKYARAMDSSWYKRAVDQHSIEPESFVFSVPFDAADNPNPLVTATHAVFIGKGHKAPAAVVGFQFQHSSLASHFVNMTSTCSGMNCKKNCASEELDCYILDSNGFIIISERHEHTGKFFGEIDGTIMDSLVQDRIYRKVTVTDYQGTCSPQESHQSAAPRIVPESFGAVIGILGNLLWNIAFSFNLQNLQQATYALAGESIRTADDDLISTDTVEEAHEFEPIGGGDSTDEPSLDENEAFPRIPAVAAASPASPGTTRATSAYYPQRKLRTCEKKTDLYILQPERLNTSGQSNPLKGKLTNCHVTGCERPFSVQKIHHTNLILLVVDTLCPCGSKQLSIEPIEALTEPGACTARRERLYRRRPPKCINYHPEEMEIKLCGGASRPWNFSFSLFVAITSSVLTTRLA from the exons AGTGAAAAACTGGGCCTTGAAATTCGGCGTGGACCTATGGGAGTTTGGCAAGCAGGTTACGAAAATGGTCGAGATACAGAGG AAGTACCACGAGCTGGAGGCCGAGGTCGTCAGAAAGGATGGTCTGGTTCTGGTGCGAGAAATGGCCGCGGAAGTGAAGAATATGCTGGATTTTAAGATGAATGCTGTTATG AGATTGGTGGAGAGCGCGGAACAGGCAGCCGTATCCGCGCCAAGGGACGGAAACGTGTCGCCAAAATATTCGCAACGGATGGAGCTATTTTCCGGAGATGGAAAATCAGGAAACGGCCAGGATACTTTTCTCGCTACCAATAGACACTTCGATCATTTAGCCGTGAACGTTACACTCTCAACGGTTTTGCTTCCTGCTGGAATCAAAGACGCCT ATCGCGAAGTAGCTGCCGGGATCCAGTGGAGCGAGTACTTGGatttattgtttgtaaataattacgaaagcGACCCTTCGCTCTCTTGGCAGTACTATGGAGCAACTTCGGGATTTTTACGACGATTCCCCG CGATCACCTGGCCACCGATCGAGGACCGAACGGGCTCGAGGAGCTCGAACCGCGTCGTTCGAGATGTGTACGACTTTCGAATTTCGAATTGGTTCGTCGGAGCAGCAAACAGCCCCAAAGATTTAGCTATACTGGTGGACTTGGAGTGCTATGCGTCCGAGAGGAACAAACGGTTGGCAGTAGCCACCGCGAGGACCATTCTCGATACTTTGGGTCCCGACGATTACGTCAACGTTTATCGTTACGGAGACACCGCGGAGGAGATCGTTCAATGCTTCAAAGACAGCTTGGTTCAAGCGTCGCCAGAGAATGTAcgagaattgaaaattgcGGCTAGCACGATGAAGCACGAAGAAATGCCGACGAATATATCGGCCGCTCTCGGGACAGCTTTCGAAATTCTTCATAGATACAATAGAACGGGCCAAGGGAGTCAGTGTAACCAGGCGATTATGCTGATCACGGCCGATAATGCTGCCTTGCCCACCGAGGTGATAAAGCGATACAATTGGCCGCACATGCCTGTTCGAATCTTCACCTATCTCATAGGGGGTGACAAGAGCCCCGAATTGCGCAACACCGCCTGCGCGAACAAAG GATTTTACGCGAGGATCACGGATATAGAAGAAATCAAAAGCAAGGTTTTCGAGTACGTCACAGTTCTGGCTCGACCTATGGTTTTGTATCAACACGACCATCCCATTCATTGGAGTCCAGTTTACGTCGGTGGCAAG AGTGGTAGATACGGCAAAGAAAACATCGGACAGCTAATGACGTCGGTTACAGCGCCTATTCTAGATCGTCGAAATTATACG GTGAAAACGGCCAACTTGTTGGGCATAGTTGGTACCGATGTACCGGTAGAAGAAATCGAGAAACTTGTGCCCCCTTACAAG TTAGGTGTCAACGGATATTCCTTTATCGTCGACAACAATGGTCGAGTTCTCTATCATCCTGACCTGCGACCTCTG CCAGGAAACGCAGAC TACGAAGAAACGTTAAAGCCTACGTATATCAGCGTAGATTTATCGGAAGTTGAACTCGCCGAGTACGACGGTCCGTTGCATCCCTTGAACAATTCCCTTCTTCTAGAC TTGAGGCACGATATGATCGATCAGAAAGAGGGGGAGACCgatttcgcgataaaaattcacTATGACGATATG aGAAGAGTTACCATCAGGCGgcacaattatttttataagcCAATCGAAGGAACGCCCTTTTCGCTGGGTTTAGCGTTGCCCGAGGGTTACGGCATGTTCGAGCTATTGGCCGAACACGAAATGAAACATTCAATAATAACTG TGACCGACTACTTTAACGGAAGCAATTGGAAAGTGCATCCAGATTGGGTGTACTGCGAATATAATTCGGCTTCCGATAAGTGGTTCTCCTCCCCGGAGGAACGCGTTCTGCATTTCTTGGCACGAACGCGTAGACCGGGGTGGAAGTGGATGTCTTTGAGACCAAAGAGTCCAAGCTCGCATCATAAACAAGCGAGCAAGCCCGACAAAGATTCTTATTACT GCGACAAAAGATTAGTGCAGTCTCTAGTGTTGGATGCCATGGTCACCGGTGATTTCGACAAAAGAGGTGCGATGCACAAAGAGGAGAATCAAAG CCCTATTGCCATACTGATGGCTCTACTGCACAG TCAAGGAAAAAGCAGATTCGGTCTCAGCCGGACATTCATCGCGACGAGGAGCGGCCTTTTTCGTTGGCACGAGCATCAACAAGCCAGCAATTTGAAGGAAAGCAACGACGAACC GCCCTTTGCTCAGAAGTATGCGAGAGCTATGGATTCGTCTTGGTATAAACGCGCGGTGGATCAGCACTCGATAGAACCGgaaagttttgttttcagcGTTCCTTTCGATGCAG CTGACAACCCCAACCCTTTAGTTACCGCTACGCACGCTGTATTCATTGGAAAAGGACACAAAGCACCAGCCGCGGTCGTTGGTTTTCAGTTTCAACACTCCTCGTTGGCATCCCACTTCGTTAACATGACTTCTACG TGCAGTGGCATGAATTGTAAAAAGAATTGCGCTTCCGAAGAACTGGACTGTTATATTCTGGACAGTAATGGATTTATCATCATCAGCGAGCGTCACGAGCATACTGGAAAATTTTTTGGTGAAATCGACGGCACCATAATGGATTCCCTGGTTCAAGACAGAATCTACAG AAAGGTAACTGTGACCGACTACCAGGGTACGTGCAGTCCGCAGGAATCGCATCAATCTGCAGCGCCAAGAATAGTTCCTGAATCATTCGGGGCGGTCATCGGCATACTTGGAAATCTACTCTGGAATATAGCGTTCAgtttcaatttacaaaatttgcaACAAGCGACTTACGCGCTCGCTGGCGAATCTATACGAACCGCGGACG ATGATTTGATCTCCACCGACACTGTCGAAGAAGCACACGAGTTCGAACCGATCGGGGGTGGAGATTCGACCGACGAACCGTCTCTGGACGAAAACGAAGCTTTTCCCAGGATTCCAGCGGTTGCTGCCGCCTCTCCCGCTTCTCCTGGGACTACACGCGCTACATCTGCCTATTATCCGCAAAGGAAACTGAGAACCTGCGAAAAGAAGACGGATCTTTACATTCTGCAACCGGAGAGGCTCAACACCAGCGGACAGAGCAATCCCTTGAAGGGAAAATTGACCAACTGTCACGTGACTGGATGCGAAAG ACCCTTCAGCGTCCAGAAGATCCATCACACGAATTTGATCCTGTTGGTGGTGGACACGTTGTGTCCATGCGGAAGCAAACAGTTGAGCATCGAACCTATAGAGGCTCTCACCGAGCCAGGAGCTTGCACCGCGAGGAGAGAACGTCTGTATCGTCGAAGACCGCCGAAATGCATAAACTATCATCCGGAGGAAATGGAGATCAAGCTTTGCGGCGGCGCGAGCCGCCCTTGGAATTTCTCCTTCTCGTTGTTCGTCGCGATTACCTCCAGCGTTCTGACGACGCGACTCGCGTGA
- the LOC128878886 gene encoding voltage-dependent calcium channel subunit alpha-2/delta-3 isoform X6, giving the protein MFLSVEKLLRYGVLLLLWIRSSYQQEEDIPHNEVKNWALKFGVDLWEFGKQVTKMVEIQRKYHELEAEVVRKDGLVLVREMAAEVKNMLDFKMNAVMRLVESAEQAAVSAPRDGNVSPKYSQRMELFSGDGKSGNGQDTFLATNRHFDHLAVNVTLSTVLLPAGIKDAYREVAAGIQWSEYLDLLFVNNYESDPSLSWQYYGATSGFLRRFPAITWPPIEDRTGSRSSNRVVRDVYDFRISNWFVGAANSPKDLAILVDLECYASERNKRLAVATARTILDTLGPDDYVNVYRYGDTAEEIVQCFKDSLVQASPENVRELKIAASTMKHEEMPTNISAALGTAFEILHRYNRTGQGSQCNQAIMLITADNAALPTEVIKRYNWPHMPVRIFTYLIGGDKSPELRNTACANKGFYARITDIEEIKSKVFEYVTVLARPMVLYQHDHPIHWSPVYVGGKSGRYGKENIGQLMTSVTAPILDRRNYTVKTANLLGIVGTDVPVEEIEKLVPPYKLGVNGYSFIVDNNGRVLYHPDLRPLPGNADYEETLKPTYISVDLSEVELAEYDGPLHPLNNSLLLDLRHDMIDQKEGETDFAIKIHYDDMRRVTIRRHNYFYKPIEGTPFSLGLALPEGYGMFELLAEHEMKHSIITVTDYFNGSNWKVHPDWVYCEYNSASDKWFSSPEERVLHFLARTRRPGWKWMSLRPKSPSSHHKQASKPDKDSYYCDKRLVQSLVLDAMVTGDFDKRGAMHKEENQSQGKSRFGLSRTFIATRSGLFRWHEHQQASNLKESNDEPPFAQKYARAMDSSWYKRAVDQHSIEPESFVFSVPFDAADNPNPLVTATHAVFIGKGHKAPAAVVGFQFQHSSLASHFVNMTSTCSGMNCKKNCASEELDCYILDSNGFIIISERHEHTGKFFGEIDGTIMDSLVQDRIYRKVTVTDYQGTCSPQESHQSAAPRIVPESFGAVIGILGNLLWNIAFSFNLQNLQQATYALAGESIRTADDDLISTDTVEEAHEFEPIGGGDSTDEPSLDENEAFPRIPAVAAASPASPGTTRATSAYYPQRKLRTCEKKTDLYILQPERLNTSGQSNPLKGKLTNCHVTGCERPFSVQKIHHTNLILLVVDTLCPCGSKQLSIEPIEALTEPGACTARRERLYRRRPPKCINYHPEEMEIKLCGGASRPWNFSFSLFVAITSSVLTTRLA; this is encoded by the exons AGTGAAAAACTGGGCCTTGAAATTCGGCGTGGACCTATGGGAGTTTGGCAAGCAGGTTACGAAAATGGTCGAGATACAGAGG AAGTACCACGAGCTGGAGGCCGAGGTCGTCAGAAAGGATGGTCTGGTTCTGGTGCGAGAAATGGCCGCGGAAGTGAAGAATATGCTGGATTTTAAGATGAATGCTGTTATG AGATTGGTGGAGAGCGCGGAACAGGCAGCCGTATCCGCGCCAAGGGACGGAAACGTGTCGCCAAAATATTCGCAACGGATGGAGCTATTTTCCGGAGATGGAAAATCAGGAAACGGCCAGGATACTTTTCTCGCTACCAATAGACACTTCGATCATTTAGCCGTGAACGTTACACTCTCAACGGTTTTGCTTCCTGCTGGAATCAAAGACGCCT ATCGCGAAGTAGCTGCCGGGATCCAGTGGAGCGAGTACTTGGatttattgtttgtaaataattacgaaagcGACCCTTCGCTCTCTTGGCAGTACTATGGAGCAACTTCGGGATTTTTACGACGATTCCCCG CGATCACCTGGCCACCGATCGAGGACCGAACGGGCTCGAGGAGCTCGAACCGCGTCGTTCGAGATGTGTACGACTTTCGAATTTCGAATTGGTTCGTCGGAGCAGCAAACAGCCCCAAAGATTTAGCTATACTGGTGGACTTGGAGTGCTATGCGTCCGAGAGGAACAAACGGTTGGCAGTAGCCACCGCGAGGACCATTCTCGATACTTTGGGTCCCGACGATTACGTCAACGTTTATCGTTACGGAGACACCGCGGAGGAGATCGTTCAATGCTTCAAAGACAGCTTGGTTCAAGCGTCGCCAGAGAATGTAcgagaattgaaaattgcGGCTAGCACGATGAAGCACGAAGAAATGCCGACGAATATATCGGCCGCTCTCGGGACAGCTTTCGAAATTCTTCATAGATACAATAGAACGGGCCAAGGGAGTCAGTGTAACCAGGCGATTATGCTGATCACGGCCGATAATGCTGCCTTGCCCACCGAGGTGATAAAGCGATACAATTGGCCGCACATGCCTGTTCGAATCTTCACCTATCTCATAGGGGGTGACAAGAGCCCCGAATTGCGCAACACCGCCTGCGCGAACAAAG GATTTTACGCGAGGATCACGGATATAGAAGAAATCAAAAGCAAGGTTTTCGAGTACGTCACAGTTCTGGCTCGACCTATGGTTTTGTATCAACACGACCATCCCATTCATTGGAGTCCAGTTTACGTCGGTGGCAAG AGTGGTAGATACGGCAAAGAAAACATCGGACAGCTAATGACGTCGGTTACAGCGCCTATTCTAGATCGTCGAAATTATACG GTGAAAACGGCCAACTTGTTGGGCATAGTTGGTACCGATGTACCGGTAGAAGAAATCGAGAAACTTGTGCCCCCTTACAAG TTAGGTGTCAACGGATATTCCTTTATCGTCGACAACAATGGTCGAGTTCTCTATCATCCTGACCTGCGACCTCTG CCAGGAAACGCAGAC TACGAAGAAACGTTAAAGCCTACGTATATCAGCGTAGATTTATCGGAAGTTGAACTCGCCGAGTACGACGGTCCGTTGCATCCCTTGAACAATTCCCTTCTTCTAGAC TTGAGGCACGATATGATCGATCAGAAAGAGGGGGAGACCgatttcgcgataaaaattcacTATGACGATATG aGAAGAGTTACCATCAGGCGgcacaattatttttataagcCAATCGAAGGAACGCCCTTTTCGCTGGGTTTAGCGTTGCCCGAGGGTTACGGCATGTTCGAGCTATTGGCCGAACACGAAATGAAACATTCAATAATAACTG TGACCGACTACTTTAACGGAAGCAATTGGAAAGTGCATCCAGATTGGGTGTACTGCGAATATAATTCGGCTTCCGATAAGTGGTTCTCCTCCCCGGAGGAACGCGTTCTGCATTTCTTGGCACGAACGCGTAGACCGGGGTGGAAGTGGATGTCTTTGAGACCAAAGAGTCCAAGCTCGCATCATAAACAAGCGAGCAAGCCCGACAAAGATTCTTATTACT GCGACAAAAGATTAGTGCAGTCTCTAGTGTTGGATGCCATGGTCACCGGTGATTTCGACAAAAGAGGTGCGATGCACAAAGAGGAGAATCAAAG TCAAGGAAAAAGCAGATTCGGTCTCAGCCGGACATTCATCGCGACGAGGAGCGGCCTTTTTCGTTGGCACGAGCATCAACAAGCCAGCAATTTGAAGGAAAGCAACGACGAACC GCCCTTTGCTCAGAAGTATGCGAGAGCTATGGATTCGTCTTGGTATAAACGCGCGGTGGATCAGCACTCGATAGAACCGgaaagttttgttttcagcGTTCCTTTCGATGCAG CTGACAACCCCAACCCTTTAGTTACCGCTACGCACGCTGTATTCATTGGAAAAGGACACAAAGCACCAGCCGCGGTCGTTGGTTTTCAGTTTCAACACTCCTCGTTGGCATCCCACTTCGTTAACATGACTTCTACG TGCAGTGGCATGAATTGTAAAAAGAATTGCGCTTCCGAAGAACTGGACTGTTATATTCTGGACAGTAATGGATTTATCATCATCAGCGAGCGTCACGAGCATACTGGAAAATTTTTTGGTGAAATCGACGGCACCATAATGGATTCCCTGGTTCAAGACAGAATCTACAG AAAGGTAACTGTGACCGACTACCAGGGTACGTGCAGTCCGCAGGAATCGCATCAATCTGCAGCGCCAAGAATAGTTCCTGAATCATTCGGGGCGGTCATCGGCATACTTGGAAATCTACTCTGGAATATAGCGTTCAgtttcaatttacaaaatttgcaACAAGCGACTTACGCGCTCGCTGGCGAATCTATACGAACCGCGGACG ATGATTTGATCTCCACCGACACTGTCGAAGAAGCACACGAGTTCGAACCGATCGGGGGTGGAGATTCGACCGACGAACCGTCTCTGGACGAAAACGAAGCTTTTCCCAGGATTCCAGCGGTTGCTGCCGCCTCTCCCGCTTCTCCTGGGACTACACGCGCTACATCTGCCTATTATCCGCAAAGGAAACTGAGAACCTGCGAAAAGAAGACGGATCTTTACATTCTGCAACCGGAGAGGCTCAACACCAGCGGACAGAGCAATCCCTTGAAGGGAAAATTGACCAACTGTCACGTGACTGGATGCGAAAG ACCCTTCAGCGTCCAGAAGATCCATCACACGAATTTGATCCTGTTGGTGGTGGACACGTTGTGTCCATGCGGAAGCAAACAGTTGAGCATCGAACCTATAGAGGCTCTCACCGAGCCAGGAGCTTGCACCGCGAGGAGAGAACGTCTGTATCGTCGAAGACCGCCGAAATGCATAAACTATCATCCGGAGGAAATGGAGATCAAGCTTTGCGGCGGCGCGAGCCGCCCTTGGAATTTCTCCTTCTCGTTGTTCGTCGCGATTACCTCCAGCGTTCTGACGACGCGACTCGCGTGA
- the LOC128878886 gene encoding voltage-dependent calcium channel subunit alpha-2/delta-3 isoform X1, whose translation MFLSVEKLLRYGVLLLLWIRSSYQQEEDIPHNEVKNWALKFGVDLWEFGKQVTKMVEIQRKYHELEAEVVRKDGLVLVREMAAEVKNMLDFKMNAVMRLVESAEQAAVSAPRDGNVSPKYSQRMELFSGDGKSGNGQDTFLATNRHFDHLAVNVTLSTVLLPAGIKDAYREVAAGIQWSEYLDLLFVNNYESDPSLSWQYYGATSGFLRRFPAITWPPIEDRTGSRSSNRVVRDVYDFRISNWFVGAANSPKDLAILVDLECYASERNKRLAVATARTILDTLGPDDYVNVYRYGDTAEEIVQCFKDSLVQASPENVRELKIAASTMKHEEMPTNISAALGTAFEILHRYNRTGQGSQCNQAIMLITADNAALPTEVIKRYNWPHMPVRIFTYLIGGDKSPELRNTACANKGFYARITDIEEIKSKVFEYVTVLARPMVLYQHDHPIHWSPVYVGGKSGRYGKENIGQLMTSVTAPILDRRNYTVKTANLLGIVGTDVPVEEIEKLVPPYKLGVNGYSFIVDNNGRVLYHPDLRPLQPGNADYEETLKPTYISVDLSEVELAEYDGPLHPLNNSLLLDLRHDMIDQKEGETDFAIKIHYDDMRRVTIRRHNYFYKPIEGTPFSLGLALPEGYGMFELLAEHEMKHSIITVTDYFNGSNWKVHPDWVYCEYNSASDKWFSSPEERVLHFLARTRRPGWKWMSLRPKSPSSHHKQASKPDKDSYYCDKRLVQSLVLDAMVTGDFDKRGAMHKEENQSPIAILMALLHSQGKSRFGLSRTFIATRSGLFRWHEHQQASNLKESNDEPPFAQKYARAMDSSWYKRAVDQHSIEPESFVFSVPFDAAADNPNPLVTATHAVFIGKGHKAPAAVVGFQFQHSSLASHFVNMTSTCSGMNCKKNCASEELDCYILDSNGFIIISERHEHTGKFFGEIDGTIMDSLVQDRIYRKVTVTDYQGTCSPQESHQSAAPRIVPESFGAVIGILGNLLWNIAFSFNLQNLQQATYALAGESIRTADDDLISTDTVEEAHEFEPIGGGDSTDEPSLDENEAFPRIPAVAAASPASPGTTRATSAYYPQRKLRTCEKKTDLYILQPERLNTSGQSNPLKGKLTNCHVTGCERPFSVQKIHHTNLILLVVDTLCPCGSKQLSIEPIEALTEPGACTARRERLYRRRPPKCINYHPEEMEIKLCGGASRPWNFSFSLFVAITSSVLTTRLA comes from the exons AGTGAAAAACTGGGCCTTGAAATTCGGCGTGGACCTATGGGAGTTTGGCAAGCAGGTTACGAAAATGGTCGAGATACAGAGG AAGTACCACGAGCTGGAGGCCGAGGTCGTCAGAAAGGATGGTCTGGTTCTGGTGCGAGAAATGGCCGCGGAAGTGAAGAATATGCTGGATTTTAAGATGAATGCTGTTATG AGATTGGTGGAGAGCGCGGAACAGGCAGCCGTATCCGCGCCAAGGGACGGAAACGTGTCGCCAAAATATTCGCAACGGATGGAGCTATTTTCCGGAGATGGAAAATCAGGAAACGGCCAGGATACTTTTCTCGCTACCAATAGACACTTCGATCATTTAGCCGTGAACGTTACACTCTCAACGGTTTTGCTTCCTGCTGGAATCAAAGACGCCT ATCGCGAAGTAGCTGCCGGGATCCAGTGGAGCGAGTACTTGGatttattgtttgtaaataattacgaaagcGACCCTTCGCTCTCTTGGCAGTACTATGGAGCAACTTCGGGATTTTTACGACGATTCCCCG CGATCACCTGGCCACCGATCGAGGACCGAACGGGCTCGAGGAGCTCGAACCGCGTCGTTCGAGATGTGTACGACTTTCGAATTTCGAATTGGTTCGTCGGAGCAGCAAACAGCCCCAAAGATTTAGCTATACTGGTGGACTTGGAGTGCTATGCGTCCGAGAGGAACAAACGGTTGGCAGTAGCCACCGCGAGGACCATTCTCGATACTTTGGGTCCCGACGATTACGTCAACGTTTATCGTTACGGAGACACCGCGGAGGAGATCGTTCAATGCTTCAAAGACAGCTTGGTTCAAGCGTCGCCAGAGAATGTAcgagaattgaaaattgcGGCTAGCACGATGAAGCACGAAGAAATGCCGACGAATATATCGGCCGCTCTCGGGACAGCTTTCGAAATTCTTCATAGATACAATAGAACGGGCCAAGGGAGTCAGTGTAACCAGGCGATTATGCTGATCACGGCCGATAATGCTGCCTTGCCCACCGAGGTGATAAAGCGATACAATTGGCCGCACATGCCTGTTCGAATCTTCACCTATCTCATAGGGGGTGACAAGAGCCCCGAATTGCGCAACACCGCCTGCGCGAACAAAG GATTTTACGCGAGGATCACGGATATAGAAGAAATCAAAAGCAAGGTTTTCGAGTACGTCACAGTTCTGGCTCGACCTATGGTTTTGTATCAACACGACCATCCCATTCATTGGAGTCCAGTTTACGTCGGTGGCAAG AGTGGTAGATACGGCAAAGAAAACATCGGACAGCTAATGACGTCGGTTACAGCGCCTATTCTAGATCGTCGAAATTATACG GTGAAAACGGCCAACTTGTTGGGCATAGTTGGTACCGATGTACCGGTAGAAGAAATCGAGAAACTTGTGCCCCCTTACAAG TTAGGTGTCAACGGATATTCCTTTATCGTCGACAACAATGGTCGAGTTCTCTATCATCCTGACCTGCGACCTCTG CAGCCAGGAAACGCAGAC TACGAAGAAACGTTAAAGCCTACGTATATCAGCGTAGATTTATCGGAAGTTGAACTCGCCGAGTACGACGGTCCGTTGCATCCCTTGAACAATTCCCTTCTTCTAGAC TTGAGGCACGATATGATCGATCAGAAAGAGGGGGAGACCgatttcgcgataaaaattcacTATGACGATATG aGAAGAGTTACCATCAGGCGgcacaattatttttataagcCAATCGAAGGAACGCCCTTTTCGCTGGGTTTAGCGTTGCCCGAGGGTTACGGCATGTTCGAGCTATTGGCCGAACACGAAATGAAACATTCAATAATAACTG TGACCGACTACTTTAACGGAAGCAATTGGAAAGTGCATCCAGATTGGGTGTACTGCGAATATAATTCGGCTTCCGATAAGTGGTTCTCCTCCCCGGAGGAACGCGTTCTGCATTTCTTGGCACGAACGCGTAGACCGGGGTGGAAGTGGATGTCTTTGAGACCAAAGAGTCCAAGCTCGCATCATAAACAAGCGAGCAAGCCCGACAAAGATTCTTATTACT GCGACAAAAGATTAGTGCAGTCTCTAGTGTTGGATGCCATGGTCACCGGTGATTTCGACAAAAGAGGTGCGATGCACAAAGAGGAGAATCAAAG CCCTATTGCCATACTGATGGCTCTACTGCACAG TCAAGGAAAAAGCAGATTCGGTCTCAGCCGGACATTCATCGCGACGAGGAGCGGCCTTTTTCGTTGGCACGAGCATCAACAAGCCAGCAATTTGAAGGAAAGCAACGACGAACC GCCCTTTGCTCAGAAGTATGCGAGAGCTATGGATTCGTCTTGGTATAAACGCGCGGTGGATCAGCACTCGATAGAACCGgaaagttttgttttcagcGTTCCTTTCGATGCAG CAGCTGACAACCCCAACCCTTTAGTTACCGCTACGCACGCTGTATTCATTGGAAAAGGACACAAAGCACCAGCCGCGGTCGTTGGTTTTCAGTTTCAACACTCCTCGTTGGCATCCCACTTCGTTAACATGACTTCTACG TGCAGTGGCATGAATTGTAAAAAGAATTGCGCTTCCGAAGAACTGGACTGTTATATTCTGGACAGTAATGGATTTATCATCATCAGCGAGCGTCACGAGCATACTGGAAAATTTTTTGGTGAAATCGACGGCACCATAATGGATTCCCTGGTTCAAGACAGAATCTACAG AAAGGTAACTGTGACCGACTACCAGGGTACGTGCAGTCCGCAGGAATCGCATCAATCTGCAGCGCCAAGAATAGTTCCTGAATCATTCGGGGCGGTCATCGGCATACTTGGAAATCTACTCTGGAATATAGCGTTCAgtttcaatttacaaaatttgcaACAAGCGACTTACGCGCTCGCTGGCGAATCTATACGAACCGCGGACG ATGATTTGATCTCCACCGACACTGTCGAAGAAGCACACGAGTTCGAACCGATCGGGGGTGGAGATTCGACCGACGAACCGTCTCTGGACGAAAACGAAGCTTTTCCCAGGATTCCAGCGGTTGCTGCCGCCTCTCCCGCTTCTCCTGGGACTACACGCGCTACATCTGCCTATTATCCGCAAAGGAAACTGAGAACCTGCGAAAAGAAGACGGATCTTTACATTCTGCAACCGGAGAGGCTCAACACCAGCGGACAGAGCAATCCCTTGAAGGGAAAATTGACCAACTGTCACGTGACTGGATGCGAAAG ACCCTTCAGCGTCCAGAAGATCCATCACACGAATTTGATCCTGTTGGTGGTGGACACGTTGTGTCCATGCGGAAGCAAACAGTTGAGCATCGAACCTATAGAGGCTCTCACCGAGCCAGGAGCTTGCACCGCGAGGAGAGAACGTCTGTATCGTCGAAGACCGCCGAAATGCATAAACTATCATCCGGAGGAAATGGAGATCAAGCTTTGCGGCGGCGCGAGCCGCCCTTGGAATTTCTCCTTCTCGTTGTTCGTCGCGATTACCTCCAGCGTTCTGACGACGCGACTCGCGTGA